In Cryptomeria japonica chromosome 10, Sugi_1.0, whole genome shotgun sequence, a genomic segment contains:
- the LOC131040894 gene encoding germin-like protein 9-3, which produces MEFNGACLMEILVAFSSVGVIYASDPDILTDFLVSTGSKSDEGSGRRVSDAKRVGRVNGDATIPVVDNTGKLFTQTLISGDLFVFPKGLLHYQLNTDVAFEALAISAFGSANAGTMSVPSTLFTIGIPEDVLAKSFKTNTQTIKLLKGGLKST; this is translated from the exons ATGGAATTCAATGGAGCTTGTTTGATGGAGATTTTAGTGGCATTCAGTAGTGTTGGCGTAATCTATGCTTCCGATCCTGACATTCTCACCGATTTTCTTGTTTCGACTGG TAGTAAAAGTGACGAAGGTAGTGGCCGCAGAGTTTCCGACGCTAAACGGGTCGGGCGTGTCAATGGCGATGCTACAATTCCTG TTGTGGACAACACGGGAAAGCTCTTCACACAGACCCTCATTTCAGGGGATTTATTTGTGTTTCCTAAAGGACTCCTCCATTACCAACTCAACACGGATGTTGCCTTTGAGGCCTTGGCTATTTCAGCCTTTGGGAGCGCCAATGCAGGCACCATGTCAGTCCCTTCTACTCTCTTCACAATCGGTATCCCCGAAGATGTTCTGGCCAAATCATTCAAGACAAACACACAGACTATCAAGCTGCTCAAGGGTGGCCTTAAAAGTACCTGA